A DNA window from Aquarana catesbeiana isolate 2022-GZ linkage group LG01, ASM4218655v1, whole genome shotgun sequence contains the following coding sequences:
- the LOC141129172 gene encoding ribosomal protein S6 kinase alpha-6-like → MSPAGAVYWDRFRGFHLRMASNIHEVTKNTARHVIQLITQTSENLKMMEVSKHFDPIQELGSGSYGKVLLAKHRGSGQLVAVKLLSKQKIPMDNFLVEYGMSISLSGHPNIITTHEVAFHTNRDYVFVQEVATAGTLHSLIQPNVGLNEETVKKCVPQIASALQYMHNKGMVHCDIKPDNILLMDFECNIIKVADFGLARLQGTEAPSLSGFIPYTAPEQCNLKPGEQLLLHPSIDIWAFGVMVYIAMTGYFPWIGAEGHDPTYRDFARWQVRKDLTLAPEKWRKFSLEARKMFWDLLALNASERCSAMDILIYLHVPWKTENYTRSTSIHMAYREHDWVYNYFKGKDGMASNIEDVTKNTAKNLLELISETSENLRMMEVTDFFDPIKELGSGSYGKVLLAKHRGSDELVAVKLMSKKTTPKDNFLMEYGMSLSLSSHPNIIATHEIVFHTSSDYVFVQEVASAGDLLSIVKERVGLNEDIVKSCVLQIANALDFMHSKGMVHRDIKLDNILLMDMECNNVKLADFGLTMLQGTQAPFMPWFIPYSAPELCTLKQGEKLLLHPSIDIWAFGVMIYAAMTGSFPWREAGSHDLKYQKFAWWQTQKDLTLSPRKWRQFSIEARKMFWGMLALNASERCSALDVLKYVHLPWKAEMPPENLSRNTVVHMT, encoded by the exons AATGGCTTCTAACATCCATGAAGTTACCAAGAACACCGCAAGACATGTCATCCAACTCATCACCCAGACGTCCGAAAATCTGAAGATGATGGAGGTTTCAAAGCACTTTGACCCCATCCAAGAACTTGGGTCGGGGTCATATGGAAAGGTCCTCCTGGCCAAACATCGGGGTTCAG GTCAGTTAGTGGCTGTGAAGCTGCTTAGCAAACAGAAGATCCCAATGGACAACTTCCTGGTTGAATATGGGATGTCTATCAGCCTCAGCGGCCATCCCAACATCATCACGACCCATGAAGTTGCCTTTCATACAAACAGAGACTACGTCTTTGTCCAGGAGGTGGCGACAGCTGGAACTCTTCATTCCTTAATACAGCCAAAT GTTGGTTTAAATGAAGAGACAGTAAAGAAGTGTGTTCCTCAGATAGCCAGTGCATTGCAATACATGCACAACAAAGGGATGGTCCACTGTGATATCAAGCCAGACAATATTCTGCTAATGGACTTTGAATGTAATATTATCAAAGTGGCAGACTTTGGACTGGCAAGGCTCCAGGGAACTGAAGCACCATCCTTGTCCGGGTTCATACCCTACACAGCTCCGGAACAGTGTAACTTGAAACCAGGAGAACAATTGCTTCTACACCCGAGCATTGATATCTGGGCCTTTGGGGTCATGGTTTACATCGCTATGACTGGATACTTTCCTTGGATAGGAGCAGAGGGTCATGATCCAACGTACAGAGACTTTGCTCGGTGGCAAGTCAGAAAGGATCTGACCTTAGCACCGGAAAAGTGGAGGAAATTCTCTCTTGAAGCCAGGAAAATGTTCTGGGACCTTTTGGCCCTCAATGCATCCGAGAGGTGCTCAGCCATGGACATTCTAATATATCTTCATGTACCATGGAAAACAGAAAATTATACAAGGAGCACTTCAATACATATGGCCTACAGAGAACATGAT tgggtttacaactactttaaagggaAAGACGG AATGGCTTCTAACATTGAGGACGTGACCAAGAACACCGCAAAGAATCTCCTTGAGCTCATCTCTGAAACCTCTGAAAACCTGAGGATGATGGAGGTGACTGACTTCTTTGACCCCATTAAAGAGCTTGGGAGTGGATCGTATGGAAAGGTTCTGCTGGCCAAACATCGGGGTTCAG ATGAGTTGGTGGCTGTAAAACTGATGAGCAAGAAGACAACTCCAAAGGACAACTTCCTAATGGAATATGGCATGTCTCTTAGTCTCAGCAGCCATCCAAATATCATTGCAACCCACGAGATCGTTTTCCATACCAGCAGTGACTATGTCTTTGTCCAGGAGGTGGCGTCAGCTGGAGATCTTCTCTCAATAGTAAAGGAAAGG gttGGTTTGAATGAAGATATAGTGAAGAGCTGTGTTCTACAGATCGCGAATGCTTTGGACTTTATGCACAGCAAAGGAATGGTCCATCGGGACATTAAACTGGACAACATTTTGCTCATGGACATGGAATGTAATAATGTCAAGCTGGCAGATTTTGGACTGACAATGCTCCAGGGAACTCAAGCACCCTTTATGCCATGGTTTATACCGTACTCCGCTCCGGAACTGTGCACCCTAAAACAAGGGGAAAAGTTGCTGCTGCACCCGAGCATTGACATCTGGGCCTTTGGGGTCATGATATACGCAGCTATGACAGGGTCCTTCCCCTGGAGAGAAGCAGGGAGTCATGACCTCAAGTATCAGAAGTTTGCTTGGTGGCAAACACAGAAGGATCTGACCTTGTCACCAAGAAAGTGGCGACAATTCTCTATTGAAGCCAGGAAGATGTTCTGGGGCATGTTGGCCCTCAACGCCTCTGAGAGGTGTTCTGCTTTGGATGTTTTAAAATATGTCCACCTGCCTTGGAAAGCAGAAATGCCTCCAGAGAATCTATCCAGGAATACGGTAGTACATATGACATAA